Proteins encoded in a region of the Sphingomonas sp. HMP9 genome:
- a CDS encoding alpha/beta hydrolase produces the protein MKRVLLTAVALLVAAPLGAQDPAPEQPPHYTMIKLWPNGAPGSAARRGEAEVARDYWVRNIHDPSLIAFPAAPAHRNGAAVVIMPGGGHKLLVWTNEGTKVATALNRMGVTAFVLKYRLANEPGSKYSVEGDAADDARRALRWVRAHAADYGIDSSRVGAMGFSAGGELVSLIADNPEPARSGAGDAVDKQSARPDFQVLVFPGPRGIPATAVKNAPPAFLVAGSRDPCCAAPTVALYEQLRKSGVSAELHMYADSGHAFNLDESDRISILHWPDRLQDWLADGGWLAPRTTK, from the coding sequence ATGAAGCGTGTCCTGCTCACGGCCGTCGCACTGCTCGTGGCCGCTCCGCTCGGCGCGCAGGATCCCGCACCCGAACAGCCGCCGCACTACACCATGATCAAGCTGTGGCCGAACGGCGCGCCGGGATCGGCTGCCCGTCGCGGCGAGGCCGAAGTTGCGCGCGACTATTGGGTTCGCAACATCCACGATCCGTCGCTGATCGCCTTCCCCGCCGCGCCTGCGCACCGCAACGGGGCCGCGGTGGTGATCATGCCCGGCGGTGGTCACAAACTGCTGGTGTGGACCAATGAAGGCACCAAGGTCGCGACGGCGCTCAACCGCATGGGCGTCACCGCCTTCGTGCTCAAATACCGGCTCGCGAACGAGCCTGGTTCGAAATACTCGGTCGAGGGCGATGCCGCGGACGATGCACGACGCGCGCTCCGCTGGGTCCGCGCGCATGCCGCCGATTATGGTATCGACTCGTCGCGCGTCGGTGCGATGGGCTTTTCAGCCGGCGGCGAACTCGTTTCGCTGATCGCAGACAATCCCGAGCCAGCACGAAGCGGCGCCGGCGATGCCGTCGACAAGCAATCCGCGCGCCCCGATTTCCAGGTCCTCGTCTTCCCCGGACCGCGCGGCATCCCAGCCACCGCCGTCAAGAACGCGCCGCCGGCCTTCCTGGTGGCCGGCAGCCGCGATCCCTGCTGTGCGGCGCCCACGGTCGCGCTTTATGAACAGCTGCGCAAGAGCGGCGTGTCAGCCGAACTCCATATGTATGCGGACAGCGGCCACGCGTTCAACCTCGACGAGTCGGACCGGATTTCGATCCTGCATTGGCCGGATCGCTTGCAGGACTGGCTGGCCGACGGCGGATGGCTTGCTCCCCGAACGACGAAGTGA
- a CDS encoding alpha/beta hydrolase has product MTTPALAQTDVMAPIAIPTQPSAIVLGTGKLAGATAPEAWHRQYGSVFARNVTVATLTPFLPDPGKATGTAVIVAPGGGFQTLSMQNEGWDVARALAARGVAAFVLKYRLNPTPQDLATFAQPAPRGTQPPRPSAAAMMAGLAPQIADARAAFALVRTRAGEWHVDPARIGMVGFSAGAMLTMATTVAGQDAKPAFIGNIYGPLAAMTVPADAPPMFVALAADDPFFGNSGFGLIESWRAAKRPVEFHLFEQGGHGFGMYPKTTTSTGWFDEFTRWMAMHGWLKPAQ; this is encoded by the coding sequence ATGACCACGCCAGCACTGGCGCAAACCGACGTCATGGCCCCGATCGCCATCCCCACGCAGCCAAGCGCGATTGTCCTTGGTACCGGTAAACTCGCTGGCGCGACCGCACCGGAGGCGTGGCACCGCCAATATGGCAGCGTGTTCGCACGCAACGTCACTGTCGCGACGCTGACCCCCTTCCTGCCGGATCCTGGCAAGGCCACCGGTACCGCAGTGATCGTCGCGCCAGGCGGTGGGTTCCAGACACTGTCGATGCAGAATGAGGGCTGGGACGTGGCGCGTGCGCTTGCCGCCCGGGGCGTCGCTGCGTTCGTCCTGAAATATCGCCTGAACCCGACACCGCAGGATCTCGCTACGTTCGCGCAGCCGGCGCCACGAGGCACGCAGCCGCCACGTCCGAGCGCTGCGGCGATGATGGCGGGCCTTGCGCCGCAGATCGCCGACGCACGGGCGGCGTTTGCGCTGGTCCGCACGCGCGCCGGCGAATGGCATGTCGATCCCGCCCGCATCGGGATGGTCGGGTTTTCGGCAGGTGCGATGCTGACGATGGCGACGACCGTCGCGGGACAGGATGCGAAACCGGCGTTCATCGGCAACATCTACGGCCCGCTCGCCGCCATGACGGTTCCCGCCGACGCACCGCCGATGTTCGTTGCGCTCGCGGCGGACGATCCCTTCTTCGGCAATAGCGGCTTCGGACTGATCGAGAGCTGGCGTGCGGCCAAGCGCCCGGTCGAATTCCACCTGTTCGAACAGGGCGGACACGGCTTCGGCATGTACCCCAAGACGACGACGAGCACGGGCTGGTTCGATGAGTTCACCCGCTGGATGGCGATGCATGGCTGGCTGAAACCGGCGCAGTGA